In Brassica napus cultivar Da-Ae chromosome C2, Da-Ae, whole genome shotgun sequence, the sequence TGTTATTTTCTGTATTTGTGTTTCTTTTCCTTTATTGCTTATGTTGTAAcaaaaaagtcaaaaaaaaGCCTCTCTTATGAAAGCTTTAAAAATAACCGGATACAGACCCGCGCTTAAGCGCAGATTAACTCTACCAagtcattatattttattatttatattttgtggtatataatatatgtatataatatttatatatttgttgtgGTGTTAATTTATAATGTAAAATGTTTCATATTATATGTTGTAATATGTGTTGTATATGGTGTTAGTTTGTAATGTATAATGATTCATATTATACATTGTAATACATGTTGTATATGGCGTTAGTTTACAAAGTCTAAAATTTAATAGATTGGATaatatttgaacaaaaaaaatagattggaTAATAATGTTAGATATAATTGATATagtatttcttttaaattaataatttggtaaattttgtttaaattttaatgtattatattatatttaacacATGTTATACTATTTgcttattagttttttttgtctaacTGATTAAAACATATTTGGCCcagaaaatataaatgtataaactTCTAATATTTAAAGTTTGGGCTAATAATTTCGTTTATAGATTATGCCCAACACATAATAATTTAGCAAAgaaatatctaatttaattaagcCCTAATGTGTAACTGATTTTTGTCCGGAAGTGTAAAGTCAACAACTTCTACTGTCTTTAATTTTGTTTCTGTCGGTGTAAAAGGTAAGAAATCAGATCAAGTTCatcgtttctctctctcttcttcaactGACCGATACAAGTTTTCTCTTCCTAAACTATATACACAATTAATTGatcttctatatttttttggattttcaaGACATGCATGAGGTTTCAGGATTCAATCGGAGGAAACTAAAGGTTATAATCTGAACCCTACGCCTAATACTTGATATGCTCTTAAACGTTCAAAGATTGTGTTACTAATAGGGTTTTTTCATCGGTTTTTTGATCTTGACATACAAACCATGTAGATAAGACGCTGATTTGAGAGAACGTTCAGAATCAGGCTCTTCCATGGTTTCGAtggaaaaaaaatccgaaatataACAACGAAATCAGTTAAGATTGATCGTCTCGGATGTTTCTCACACATGCATGAGCTTTGCTATATCAATCTCCGTAAGGTTCAAGGTAATAATATTCAAACCGGAGTCTTATTGCTCGTATAATCTTAAACGTTTTCAAAAACCAAAGTAATATATATGGTTAATCCCAGTTTTATATTGTGTTAATAATAGCTTTCTTTCATTTGTTTATTGATCTATATGTACAAAACTTGTAGATCAGACGCTGTCAAATTCAAGATCGAATCatagaaaatgaaatcttcCCAGTACCAAAAGCAAATTCAATATCCGACTTTGAAACTAAAGTTAACTTCTTCAACTCAATAGcgattaagaaaaatataagtttcttaaattttagactcattatatgaaataataagatttttttatgttgCAGTTTATGAACTGAAGAGAAACAAAGACGATGatcacctatataccatggtcCTACTGGAGTTTTTGTATTGTAAATCTAATAGTAGATAACCCTCGGTTTAATTATAGTTAAATTTCGGATTAAGAGATTGGTTTAGGTTTAATATAGgatgttggtttaatttaaggTATCCGGTTGTATTTACTTTGTAGCGTGTAATAATATACATCAATTTGAAAAGGTTCATAGTAATAAAATTGAAACCGTCCAAATTTAAATGACAACtttttaattagataaaatttaggactctattttaatagagtagattcAAACGCATTggcgttgacaaaaaaaaaattatgtctgATTTCAAGATAGTTTTGACTCGACAAATAAATCCTTTTGTCTTAAAATATTTTGCGTATACGATAATTGCTGAATAGAAGAAGCACATGACCAGTTTTGGTCCATTCAAACCAATTTTTTAACTAGGCCATGCAATACATTCGGTAAAAACTTTTCGGCTTTCGGTCTTTCCAGCTGTACACGAGAAAAGAGAATAAAACCAAATTAATTTCCGTAATCTGAAATTGCGATATGAAACAGAAATCCATTCATGACAccgatttataaaatattacaaaaaggTTATTGCATGAGTTTGAATGTACATTAATATACACTTATgtgaatttaaataatatacatTAGGAGTATAATTTTGAATTCAGATGGTCTAGCATTTTCCGACTTCGAACAATAGGTTCAATACTAATAACTTTTGTATAGAAAAAACTGCCTCTTCTTTCTTGAGAAATATAAATGACCGGTAAAGTGTGGACGTTTTTGATATTTATTAGAATAATGGTTAGATAGGGTTTAACAGTTTATTGGTTAACTTGTTCCGGTTAACTCAAGTCTATACAAGTTTCACTATTGTAACTGAAATCTTCAATGAGaataacataaataacaaactctctctctctctctctctctctctctctctctctctcttcacttAGCtaatgtggtatcagagcgttGAATCGAAGTTCAACGATTACGATCCGAGCTTCTGTCATCATCAAGCTCATCGTTTCCTCGTCATCAACTCATCAAATCTTTTTCCGGCGAAATCTCAGCGCAAAATGATTGTTCTTCGTTGATCAACACGACAGTCAGCTCGCAATGATGGATCAGCTGCAAAATCAGCTCCTCCAGCCAAAGCTTCTTTGTCAAATCTTATTCCGATGGATTTGTCCCGATCCACCTATTCTGGTGACGATTTCGGCGATCCACCACCTTCATGAGTTCTGATTCCTTCGTTTCCAATTCTGAATCCAGTTACATCATCTGATTCACTTGATTCTGGAGGAATCTAATACTCGCCATACTTTCTCACTAATGTTGATAATCCAGTGATTTCTCTCATCTCAGAGGTACTCGACGAAACTAACTATCATACTTGGAACATTGGCGATGACTATTTCCTGAGATGGGAAGAACAAAATTGCATATGTAGATGGTTCTTTACATAGGCTTGTTGAATCGCATCCACATTATAGAATCTGGTCGAGATGTAACAGTATGGTGAAATCTTGATACTAAAATCTGTTACAAAACCGATGTATGGAAGCATCTTAAGGTTCAATGATGCATCGGAAATCTGGAAAGATCTGACAGCAAAGTTTCATCTAACTAATTTTCCAAGATCTTATCAGTTAGCTTAGAAAATTTGGTCTCTTCAACAAGGCTCATCGGATCTTTCATCATATTATACAAAACTCAAAACTCTTTGGGATGATCGTGAAGGTGAAGATTGTATGAAGACTTTTACTTGCTGCAAAGCTACAATTACATAGACATAGCACACAAAGGTCATCAATTTTTGTTGTTGGACTCAATGATTCATACTTGAATGCAAGGAGTCAGATCATAATGAAGCAACATGTTCTGGATTTTGTCAGAGGTctacaatctcttggatcaggACTTCAATCAAAGAAACATCGCTTCTCTACAAAATGCAAGTGCCTTCTATGGTGCCAGTACTGAGAACATCCATGGCTCTATCAATGCAACATACAACTCCAAACAATCAAGCCCACTATGCTCTTATTGTGGATACAATGGACATATCATTTACAAGTGCTATAAGATACACGGTTATCCACCAGGATTTAAGCACAAGAAGAATCCTACTGACAAGTCTTCCTATGATGATAAACAAACCAACACGGTGAAACCAGTAGGTTATTATGCGTCATGGATAACACGTCTTATATGACAGAAGATTATTTGAGAGCATGTCTGATTCTATGAATAAATCAGTAACTCTTCCTACAGGTCAGAATATCAACGTAAAAGGAATTTGTCAGATTAGACTAAACGAGTATCTTCTGCTGACCAATGTTCTCTACATACCTGATTTCAGGTTGAATTTTCTCAGTATAAGTAAACTAACAAAGGATTTGGGATGTCGTGTGATGTTTGATCAAAACTCTTGTCTGATACAAGATTGGTGATTGGTCAGGTGAAGAGATAGCCAACCTCTACATTTTGGATGGAGCACTTAACACATATCTTGCAAGTTTGATCTAATCACCATCTATTAATGTCATAGTTGATACATCTTTATGGTATAGTAGAATAGGTCATCCCTCTGTGGACATAATAGACTTGATCACTAATGTACTTGGAATCAAGCAAAGAATAAATGATCTTTCACTGCTCCATATGTTCTTTGgcaaacaaaataaatgtttCTAATAACCTTTGTGCTAATGCTTTTGATCTTCTTCACATTGATATATGTGGACCGTtttatatactaataatataaatactttCTGACCATTGTGGATGATCATACAAGAGTGACTTGGATATATCTATTGCGGAGAAAGTCAGAAGTTCTACAAGTATTTCCAGATTTCTTAACAATGGTGGATAAACAATATAAGCTCATGTCAAAGGTGTTTGATCTGATAATGCTCTGGAGTTGAGGTTCGCCTCTCTATACGGTAAGAAAGGCATCATTGCTTATCACTCAAGTCCTGAGACTCCTCAGCAAAACTTTATAGCTGAGAGGAAACATCAGCACATTCTCAATGTGGCTCATACACTAATGTTTCAAGCTCAAGTTTCTCTTCAATATTGGGGAGATTGAGTGTTAAGGGCTGTATTTCTAATCAATAGACTACTAACACCACTTCTGAATAACAAGTCTCCTTTTATCTCCTGAGCCATCTTTTTTTACTCAGGCTAAGAAATTTGATGCTTGGCTTAAAGAAATGAAAGAGGAACTACTTGCTTTGGAAGCTACACATATATCAGATATCGTTTCTTTTCCTTCTGATAAGCATTCCATTGGATGCAAATGATTTTACAAAGACGCTGATGGTACATTGGAACATTACAAAGCATGACTTGTTGCTAAAGTGGGTTGACTTTATAGATACTTTCTTTCAAGTTGCAAAGATGACTAAATTCAAACACTCCTTGTGATTGTTGTAGCTAAGAAATGGTGTTTAACTCAATTGGATTTTCAAATGCATTTATTAATGGTGATTTAAGAAAGGAAATCTACAGGAAACTTCCTCCGGGTTATACACCAAAAGCTGGTTTTACTTTGCCACCAAATGTTGTTTGCAAGCTCAATTAATCTCTGTATGGTTTAAAACAAGTGTCAAAACAATGGTTCTTGAAGTTCATCCTGACTCTTTTGTCATTTGGTTTTTAAAAGTCTCATTATGGATCACATTTTGTTCATCAAAATAGTCGGAACAAAATATGTTGCAGTATTGGTATAcatggatgatatcatcatcgcCTCTAATAATGATGAAGATGTTAACTTTGTTAAAGAGACTCTAGCTGTACACTTAAGGCTTCATGATCTTGGTCCTCTTCGTTATTTATTGGGGCTAATTGTTAGATCTTCTATGGCATGTCGATTAAACAGAGGAAGTATAGTTTGGAATTACGTGAGGAAACTGGATTTCTTGCATCTAGGATAGTGTGAAACCTCTCCAACCTGATCTTCTTCTATACAAACGAATGGTGGGGAAGGTTGATGTATCTCATTACcgcgcactacaagaaaacacggacaataccgacggaaaAACCGACCGAAAAAAATCGGTCAGGATTTtccaacggaattccgacgaaaactTGTCGGAAATCTATTTCGGCAAATTCGTCGGAACTGCGTCGGAAAATCCTGACAGAATACTTTCGTCGGTATTTGGTCATACGATCCCGACAGAAAACCGACAAAAAACTGACAAAAATATGACCGTTGCAAAAAATTGACACATACCGACGAAATACCGATGCAGTACCGACAATTTTGGAATTTggtcagaattccgtcggtatattccgacggaataccgacggatTGAACAGCCGTTTCACTTCCCAATGGAATACCGACGAATTTGCAGCCGTTACACTtcccgacgaaataccgacgaattATGTAGCTGTTAGTATCCGTTTAAATTACCGACGGAACACCGACGGGTTTGGTACGTTAATTTAGCCGTTATGATtcccgacggaataccgacgaataTTTTCCGTCGGGAAGTTTTCCAGATTCATTATAAATACGACCTCTCCTTCATTCATTCAAATCACaacaaaacattataaattatGGGTACTCCTTATAATTTCCGTTCTTGGTTAGATCAACCTCATATGGATCCAAATACAAATTTACTTACGGAGGAATACGCACGTGGTATTCAAGAATTCATGGGGGTAGTTCAAAGTCAACCGGAAGCAAGAACAAGTAAGTATTTATTATGTCCATGTTCTACTTGTAAGAATAATATCCGTGTCAAAAAAATGGAAGTATGGAgtcatttatatttgaaaggATTTACACGTGGTTATAAGATTTGGTATCTTCATGGAGAAAGATTTGAGTATGGTAGTAGTAGCAAACCTCAAACTGCCGATAGGTTAGATGAACCTACCACAAATGTAGATTTTGGGGTAGGGACTGTTCAGATGGTATATGATGCATATGGAGAAAATTTACCGTCGGGTGAAGAGGAAGGAGATAGACAAGAACAACCCAATTTAGAAAATTTCCCAtgtgaagaggaaggagaacgAGAACAACCCAATCTAGAAGCGAGAAGATTTTTTGAAATGTTAGATGCAGCTAAACAGCCATTGTATCAAGGATGTAAAGATGGGCATTCACCTTTATCATCCGCAAGTCGATTGATGGCGCTAAAGActgactataatttggctgaagaatgtgtggatgcgattgcagATTTTGTTAGAGATGTTCTACCTGAAGATAATCTTGCACCTGGCTCATATTATGAGGTACAAAAATTGGTCGCTGGTCTTGGCTTACCATATCAGGTGATAGATGTATGCATcgataactgcatgatttacTGGAGAGCAGATGAGAACAGGGAGAATTGTAAATTCTGtcggaaacctcgttatcaggatacgagtggaagagttccggTGCCATACAAacgaatgtggtatttgccgtTGACTGAAAGattaaagaggttatatcatCTGAACGAACAGCagaaccaatgagatggcatgcagagcacttAACAAATGGTGAGATAACACATCCTTCCGATGCAGAGGCGTGGAAGCATTTTcaatcaacatatccagaatttgcatCTGAGGTAAGAAATGTGTATCTTGCATTATGCAcagatggtttcagcccatttggaaagcatggaagacaatattcattgtggccggTAATCTTGACACCTTACAACTTACCACCACATTTGTGTATGCGACGGGAGTTTTTGTTCCTCTCAATTCTCGttcccgggccagatcatcctaagagatcactggatgtgtttcttcagccattgATATATGAGCTGCAATTATTATGGGAGCACGGTGTTCatacatacgatgtttcgcggaAAGAGAATTTTCAGATGCgagcagtacttatgtggacaataagtgattttccagcatatggtatgttatctggatggaccacgcatgggaggctatcatgtcctTATTGCCAAGAcaacacagatgctttccaactaaaaaatggtcggaaaacgtgttggtttgactgtcacaggagatttctaccacacgatcatccatatcgtaagAGTAAGACATTGTTTacaaagaacaagagggtgtttgacagtccacctgaAGAAGTAAGTGGCAAAAAGTTGAAGGAACaattaagagattttggtgcagataGAACGCCAGACGTGGGTGGAAACGGACATGAACCGATTTATGGTGTAGGGGAAAATCATAATTGGCATAAGAAAAGTATCTTCTGGGATTTGCCCTATTGGGAGACTCATTTGTTGCGGCACtgtttagatgtcatgcatattgagaagaactttttcgaCAATTTGATGAACACCATCCTTGATGTCCAAGGCAAGACGAAGGATAacttgaagtcaagactggatttggtTGATATTTGTGCTCGTCtcgaacttcatgttgatgagcaCGGTAAAGGTTCTATTCCCATATATCGACTGGATGCAACTGCAAAAGAAGAGTTTTTTGATTGGATAACACACAGTGTtaaatttccagacggttatgcATCAAGTTTGCGTAATTGTGTTGACAAAAGTGAAGggaagtttactggcttgaagagccatgattgtcatgtaatgatgcagcgcctccttccttTTGCGTTTTCCGCACTATTGCCACGAAATGTCCACGAAGCAATCGCAggtactttaaaatttaacatagttaaattaattgtcatattattttttaatgcttatatatatatatatatgcttatggaattttttttcttcgtgTATGTAGGGATAAGTGCTTTCTTCCGTGATTTATGCTCGAGATCACTCACATCAGATGGTATTCGCAATTTGGAAGTTAAAATACCGGTGATCCTTTGCAACctcgagaagatatttcctccatcatttttgatgttatggagcatcttgctattcatcttgCGAGAGAAGCGGCACTCGGTGGTCCCGTGCAGTACAGGTGGATGTATTTGTACGAAAGGTTTATGTttcatctgaagaagaaggtCAAGAATTTAAGCAAGGTGGAGGGATCAATAGTGTCTCAGTGCATCAATGAGGAAACCTCAAACTTTGCTGAATACTACTTTCCATCAGAAGTTCGAACAAAAAGTCGAAGACCTGcacggcatgatgatagaggtgAAAGGGCAACATATTATGTTTATGTGCCAAACATGTTTACACAAATTGGACGACATAGTGGAAAGTCAACGGACCGGATACTTACAGTGGCTGAGCATGCTCATTTGCACACATATTTGCTTACAAACTGCGAAGACATTCTTGAATATGAGAGGTACATAGATTTAAAACTATGAATTATTTGCAATATTTTTGACACATATCTaacattttgtgttttttaCAGTATTTACTTGGTAGAGATGCGCTTAAAGTACCCGGATGCGACCGAAGAACAACTCGAACAACTCAAGCAAAACAACTTTGCAACATGGCTTTCTGATTATGTAAGTGTCTACTCAGTAATTAGTGGTAACTAATCATTTTACTTATTATCTTTTAAtgaaagaaaacatttttttgtttttataggtAAGCCATTGTTTAGCTACTGGGCACCCACCTAAAGATTGGTTACGTGAGATAGTTTGTGGTCCAAAGTTTGTTgcgaagtcatatccgagatattgcactcgaggatatgcattcagaGTTCTTAAGGAAAATACTGTAAGGAGAACAGTTGATTGTGGGGTTTCTTCGTCATCCGGAGACGATGTGTACTACGGTAACGTACGCGAGATTTTGGAAATTCAGTACCCGGGAATGATTGGCATGAGATGTATTGTCTTCAACTGTGAGTGGTACGACAACGTTGTTGGTCGCGGAGTAAGCACTGACGCATTCGGTGTTACATCTGTACATTCGCGACGACGACTGGATTTTTACGATCCATTCATTCTTGCTTCACAAGCTGACCAGGTATGTATgttgaaatatattttccatcggaagtaatcatatataattacttcgacttatataatttataatttttcaggtTTGCTATATTCGTTATCCGCGGATTAGGCAAAGGAACGATCCTTGGATCGTTGTCATGTCAATAAATCCCAGAAGCCGAGTACAAGGAGTATTTGATCCACTACAACAACAATTAACCGAAGAGGACGGCGAGATTGGAGAGTTTGACGAAGACGATTCAGAttcatcatgttcatcatcagatAATTCCTCAGATGCAGAGTAGATACTCTTTTATGAATGTATATGCAAATTACttttaaacattgtagatttcttctaaaaacaaattatggGTTTGAAACGTTGtatactttaaaattaaaaaaataaattagatttgttgatttaaaaatctaacggttgtaaaacaaaaatcaagcTGAAACTCTAAATtgataatgtccgtcggtattccgtcggtatttaccgacgcATTTCCGACGAACCCCTCAAATTCTaggggttcgtcggtattccgtcggtatttaccgacgcATTTCCGACGAACACCTAGAATTTGAGGGGTTCGTCGGAAATgcgtcggtaaataccgacggaataccgacagACATTATCAATTTAGAGTTTCGGTTTCTTACaggtatgttttttttac encodes:
- the LOC125582109 gene encoding uncharacterized protein LOC125582109; this encodes MRLKYPDATEEQLEQLKQNNFATWLSDYVSHCLATGHPPKDWLREIVCGPKFVAKSYPRYCTRGYAFRVLKENTVRRTVDCGVSSSSGDDVYYGNVREILEIQYPGMIGMRCIVFNCEWYDNVVGRGVSTDAFGVTSVHSRRRLDFYDPFILASQADQVCYIRYPRIRQRNDPWIVVMSINPRSRVQGVFDPLQQQLTEEDGEIGEFDEDDSDSSCSSSDNSSDAE